CGCCGGTGGTGTCGGCCGGGGTCGGGCAACACGCTGGTCCGTACGCCGGTCGCCTCCGGCTCCGGCGCGTCCACCGGGCGGCCGGTCAACCGCTGCATCACCTGGCCGAAGCGGCGCAGCCCGCGCTGGCCGGTGTCCAGCGGGTCGGCCCGGCTGCCCATCTCGTCCACCACGACGGCCGTCGCGCCGATGTCGAGGAACGCGAGCGACTCGTGACCGTGGTGTTCCAGGTAGCGGATCCGGCCGTGCAGCACGTCGCCGGGGCTGTCCGGGCTGACCGGGGTGAGCGCCTCGGCCCGCATGCCGACCACGATCCGCTCGCCGTGGTAGTGCGCGACCGCCCGGCTGCGAATGTCGTCCCAGGGCAGGTAGAGCGCCTGCTCGCCGAGGGTGAGCGTCACGTACCGGTCGAGGTGGACGTAGACCGACGCCTCCAGCAGGTTCATCCGGGGGCTGCCGAGGAACGCGGCCACGTAGAGCGTCGCCGGTCGGCCGTACACCTGGGTGGGGGTACCCACGTCCTGGAGCACGCCCTTGCGCATGATCGCGACCCGGTCGGCCATGGTGAGCGCCTCGGCCTGGTCGTGGGTGACGTAGATGGTGGTGACGCCCAGCTCGCGGGTCAGGCCGGAGATCTCGGCGCGCAGCTCGGCGCGCAGGCCGCTGTCCAGGTTGGAGAGGGGCTCGTCCATCAGGAAGAGCCCGGGCCGGCGGACGATCGCCCGGCCCATCGCCACCCGCTGGCGCTGCCCGCCGGAGAGCTGGCTGGGCCGGCGGGCCAGCACGTCTCCGATGCCCAAGGCGCTGGCCACGTCACTGACCCGTTCCCCGCGCGGCGTCGGCTCCACCCCGGCCAGCCGCAGCGGGAAGGCGATGTTGTCGCCGACGGTCATGTGCGGGTAGAGCGCGAAGTCCTGGAAGACCATGGCGATCTTCCGGTCGCGCGGGGGCAGGTCGTTGGCCAGCTCGCCGTCGAGCAGGACGGCGCCGTGGGTCGGGTCCTCCAGCCCGGCGACCATCCGCAGCACGGTCGACTTGCCGCACCCGGAGGGGCCGAGCAGCACCATGAACTCGCCGTCGGTGACGTCGAGGTTGATGGTGTCGACGGCGACCGTGCCGTCCCTGAAGACCTTGGTGACATCCTTGAGCGCGACGGTGGTCACCGTCACCTCCCCCAGCTCGTCGGGCCGAACCCCCGAATGACTGTGACCAAGGTCATGGCGCCAGCACATCGGGTAAACGTGCCATGTTCGGGCAGTGACGAGTCTGTTACCCGCCATCGAGCGGTGGCTATGCCGACGACAGGGCCCGCCAGCAGCCCGGGAGGACGGTCAGCAGCCGGGACGCGGCGGTGGACGCTCGCCGAGGAAGACCTGTCGGACCACCCGCTCGGCCGCGTGCCCGTCGTCCAGCCCGCAGAAGCGGGCCCGGAACTGTTCGCGCGTCTTCGCGGCCGCGTCCGACCGGTACTCGCCGGAGCGGAACAGGTCGAGCAGGTCGTGGAACGTCATCGCCACCGCGCCGGGCGGCTCCCGGGTCACGTCGAAGTAGACGCCCCGGGCCAGCCGGTACGCCTCCCAGTCGGGCGTGTACAGGACGATGGGCCGGTCCAGCACGGCGTAGTCGAACATCGCCGACGAGTAGTCGGTGACCAGTGCGTCCGCGACCAGGTAGAGGTCCTCCACCCGCTGGAGGGAGCTGACGTCGAGGATCCGCTCCCGTTCCAGCGTCGGGCCGGGGCGACGGTCCCGGTCGTGGAAGTAGTGGCTGCGCATCAGCAGCCGGCCGGTGGGGCCGAGCGCGTCGAGGAACAGCTCCGGGTCGAACGGCGGCCGGTAGTTGCGCAGGTGCTCGCGGTGCGTCGGCGCGTACAGGACCACCTTCTCGGCGAGGCCGATGCCGAGGTCGGCGCGCAGCCGCAGCACCTCCTCGGTCGTCGCGGTGACCAGCCGGTCGTTGCGCGGGTAGCCGACCTCCAGCGTGGTGTACGTGGCCGGGTAGGCGCGGTCCCACATCTGGGTGGAGAAGCTGTTCGAGCTGATGCTGTAGTCCCAGCGGTCCACCCGCCGCAGCAGGCCACCGAAGTCCATCCGCCCCGCGCCGATCGGGTAGCGCTGCTGGTCGAGCCCCATCACCTTGACCGGTGTGCCGTGGTGCGTCTGCACGTGGACGGTGCCGGGGCGTTTGCGGACGAAGTCCGGGAAGTTCACGTTGTTGATCAGCCAGCGCGCCCGGGCGAGCACCCGGTAGTAGGCGGGCGTGCCGGCTACGACGTACTCGACGCCGGGTGGGACCGCGGCCACCCGGTCCCGCCGGACGATCCACACCCCACGGATCTGCGGCGCCAACCGGCGGGCGGCCTCGTGGATGGCGGCGGGGTTGCAGGAGTAGCCCCGGTACCAGTACGCCGCGTAGACGGCGAGCGACGGGTCCACCGGGCGGCGCAGCTCGGCCCGGTAGTACTCGCGGAGCAGCACGTCCCGGGCCCGGCGTACGTTGCGGCGGGCCACCGGCGTGACCCGGCGTCGGGCGATCCGCGCCGAGCGCCGCGCCGTGTCCCGGGCGCGGTTGGCGGCGCGCAGCGCGCTGAACGTACGCCATTTGCCGGTGGCCACCAGGCGGTGCTTGAGCCCCTCCACCCCGTCGGGCGCGGGGTAGCCGCCGGGCGGCAGCCAGCGGGCGTAATCGGCGGTGATCTGTGCGAAGAACGCGGGCCGCAGCTCCGGGGCGATCCGCTGGCCGTTGCCGAGCACGGTGAGGTAGTGCCAGATCATCCGCTCGAAGACCGCCGGGCGCAGCTCGTCGACCGCCGGGCCCCAGTCGTCCATGAGGTGGAACACCCGGTGCCACTGCGGGAACACCTCGAAGTGCCGGTCCCCCCGCGTGCGCGTGATCGCGCCGGCCCGGCGCTGCCGGTAGTTGACGCACACCCGGTCCAGGACGCCGATCCGCTTTGCGGCCATCAGGGCCGGATAGCTGAACGACACGTCCTCGTACCAGCCGGGGGCGAAGCGAAGCCCGAGGTCGACCAGGAACTGCCGGCGGACCACCCGGTTCCAGGCGGTGTGCAGCAGGCGCATCACCTCGGGCCGGTCACGGAGCCGGAAGGTGCCCTCGCCCGGGGGCGTCGGGAACACCTCGCGCATGGCGCTGCGGGTCGCGGTGTCGTTCCAGTGCACCCGGACGTGGTCGACGAGCAGCACGTCGGGTCGCGTGGTCCGCAACCGCTCCGCCACCTCGGGCAGGCAGTCGGGGGCCAGCCAGTCGTCGGCGTCGACGAACCAGACGTACTCCCCGGTGGCCCGGTCCAGCCCGATGTTGCGGGCCGGACCGAGCCCCACGTTCTCCGTCAGCCGGACCGCCTGGACCCGCTGGTCACGCGCCGCGTACTCGGTGATGATCTCGCCGCTGCCGTCCGGCGAGCAGTCGTCGACGGCGATCACCTCGAGGTCGTCGACGGGCTGACCGAGGATCGAGTCCAGGCACTCGCGCAGGTAGCCCTGCACGCGGTAGGCCGGTACGACGAAGCTGATCAAGGTCATCCGGCCGTCCCTCCGTCAGCCCGGCGCGCCGCCTCCCGTCCGCGCCGGCACCGCCGAGGCCCGCGCCGTGCGGGCCGGCAGGACGACCCAGGCCAGGACGACGCTCGCCAGGAAAACCACGAGAAGGTACGAACCGAGTGTAGCCATACCGATAGCCGCGAACCCGACGATTGCCGCCAGCGCCAGCAGCAGCGACCGCCCCTCCCAGCCCAGCGTGGCGGCGTGCAGCGGCGGCGCCACCTGCCGCTTCTCCAGCCGCGCCGTCAGGTCGTAGTGGTGCACGGTGAGCAGCAGGACGTACCCGAAGATCAACCACGGCGGGACGTCCCCGATCACCCCTACGGCGATCGCGAAGAGATACTCGGCGGCCCGCAGCGCGGCCGGCACCAACCAGTCGAGCGGCCCGTTGTGCGCCGCGCCGGCGCCCACACCACCGACCAGCAGCACCAGCAGCGCGACCGGCACCAGCCACCGCAGGCCGGCCACGTCGCCGTCCCCGGACAGGGCGACCAGCGCCAGGGCCAGCAGCACCGCCGGGCCGAGCGCCGCCACCACCGCCAGGGTCAGCGGCCCCACCGGTCGGACCACCGGCAGCCGGGTGGCGAGCGGACCGTCGTCGCGATGCAGGGTGGCATCGACCGTGTCCAGCACCGGCACCCACATCCAGCGCGCCCGCAGCGTACGCAGCGCACCCGTGTAGAGGAACGCGAGCGTGCCCCACACCAGCACCGCCACGAGGCTGACCAGCGGGTTGAACAACGCCACGGTCAGCGCGACCAGCGCCCACCGCTCGCCGATCGGAAACACCACCGTCCGCTTCAGCCAGTACGACAACGAGCCGGTGTCGGCCTGCACCCGGGTCGACGCGGCGTTCAGCCGATCACCGATGCCCCCACCCCCGGTACCCACCGCGCGGGGCCGACGGGCGGCCTCGTCGTGCAGGACGCCGTACCAGGTGTCGGTCATGTGCCGGACGGTCTGGAGCGTCATCGCGGCGATCGCCAGCGCCCAGCCGTAACGGTGACCCGCCTGGGTCGCGCCGTAGCCGAGACCGGCGTAGACCACGTACTCCTTCGCCCGGTCGGCCATCGTGTCCAGCCAGCCACCCCAGGCCGAGAAGTGCCGCGTGTAGCGCGCCAACTGGCCGTCCACGCAGTCCAGCACGAACCCGAGGTAGAGCAGGACGGCGCCGGCGACCCAGGCGACCCGGGAGCCGCCGAACGCGAAGAGCGCCGCCGCGGCCACCGCGAAGACGATCGAGATGACGGTGACGGTGCTCGGGCCGAGCCCCAACCGCGCCGCCACCCGCACCAGGTACGGCGACCAGGTGCTCACGAAGTAGGTGGAGAAGAAGTCGTCCCGCTCCTTCACCGCGAGACGCAGCTCGGCGCGGTCCTCGTCGACGGCGGCCACCGCCGTCTCCGCCGCCGTCAGCTCGGCCTGGTCGGCGACCCGGTGGGCGACGAGCAGACGTACGCGCTGCGCGAAGACCAGGGTGCCGAGCAGGGTGAGACCGGCGAAGAGCTGGTCCACGGCGGACCCGGTCGGCGCCGCCCGACCCGGCCCGGCGGTGCCGGCGGCCACCGCGCGGGCGGCGGCGGCGAGCGCGGGCAGGTCGGCCGCGCCGACCCGGAACGCGCCGCCGAAGACCCCGGTGGCCTCGTTGTCGAGCGTGCCGGGAGGGCCCGCGTCGACCACCTGGCCGCGCTCCTCGCGCACCGCCGTGCGGCCGGGGGCCGGCGGGTCGGTGAGCACCAGCGCCACCGTCGGCCCGACCGGGCTGGTCGCCAGATGCCGGAGTACGGCGGTGTGCGCGACCAGGTCACCGCCGGTCACCAGCACCGGGCCGGTGGCGGTGTCGGCCAGGGCGGCCAGCTCGTCCAGGTCGGCGGCGAAGCGGACGTCGTCCGCGCCGGCCCGGCGGCACTGCGCCGCGAGCCGGTCGGCGAGGGGCTCTCCGTCACGGGTGGGCAGGCCCGCCGCGGCGGCGCCGCCGGCGAGCACGATCGCGAGGGTCACCGCGGAACCGCGCCGTGGTACGCGTCGAGCGCCTCGGCGATGCTGCCGTCGAGGGTCAATCGGCCCCCGTCCAGGAACAGCCCCCGACGGCAGAACCGCGTCAGGTCCTTCTCGTTGTGTGACACCAGCACCAGTGTGCGCCCCTCCCCGAGCAGACGATCAATCGTCGCGTAGCACTTCTTGCGGAACTCCGCGTCTCCCACCGCGGTCACCTCGTCCATCAGCAGGATCGGATGCGGCAGGTGGGAGATGATCGCGAAGCCGAGCCGGACCTTCATCCCGGACGAGTAGTGCCGCACCGAGGTGTCGATGGCCCGCTCCACCTGTTCGCCGGCGAACGAGACGATGTCGTCGAAGTGCCGCTTCAGGTAACCCGACGACAGCCCGTGCAGCCCGCCCACGAGGTAAAGGTTCTCCCGACCGGTCAGGTCGTTGGAGAAGCCGGCCGACAGCTCCAGCAGTGGCGCCACGTCCCCGCGGACCCGGATGCTCCCCTCGTCGGGGATGAGCACGCCGGCGATCAGACGCAGCAGTGTGCTCTTGCCGGTGCCGTTGCGGCCGATCACGCCGACGGTCTCCCCCGGCCGCACCGCGAACGACACGTCCCGCAGCGGCCAGAACTGCCCGGACGGCGCGTTGCGCCCGCCCCGGTGGATGAACATCTCCCGCAGCCGCAGCTGCCGGCGCCGGTTGCGGACGAACCGGATGCCCAGCCCCTCCGCCTCGATGATCGGCTCGGCCATCTCAGAGTTCCTTGAGCACGGCGGGTTCGAGCCGACGGAACGACCACCAGCCGACGACCAGCACCAGCACGCTGCCCGCGACGGTGGTGGCGAGCAGCCGGGCGTCCGGGAACTCGTCCGGGTACCAGATCGAGTGGTGTAGCTGGAAGATGCCGACCAGCGGGTTCAGCTCGTACCCCACCTTCAGCCACCCGGGCAGGTGGGACTCCCGGACCAGGCTCAGCGGATAGATGATCGGGGTGGCGTAGAAGAGCACCCGGATGATCAGGCGCATGAACCGCTCGACGTCGCGCATCAGCACGTTGAGGGCGGAGAGCAGCAGGGCCAACCCGATCAGCAGCACGCCCTGGACGGCCACCGCCAGCGGCAGCGCGAACAGCGACCAGCCGAGGTGGACCCGGCCGTGGGCGGCGTACACCAGCGCGACGGCGAGCAGGATCGGCAGGCCGGCCGCGTACTCGGCGAACCGGCCGGTGACCCGACCGATCGGGAAGACCTGCCGCGGCACGTTCATCGTGGTGATCAGCCGCGACTGCCCGGTCAGCGCGTTCGTCGCCTCGCTCAACGCCGAACTGGCCCACATCCAGGCGAAGATCCCGGTGATGAGGAACAGCGGGTACGAGTCGGCCGCGTCACCCAGGTGCCGGCCGGTGTCCCGGGAGTAGAGGACGCCGAAGACGAACCAGTAGATCGCACCCATGCCGAGCGGCTCGATCAGTGACCAGAAGTAGCCGAGCACCGACTGCTGGTACTTCACCGCGAGATCGCGCTTGACCAGGATGCGCAGGGAGTTGCGGTGCGACCACAACGCCGTGACGCCAGAGGTCACCGCCGCCTCCCGCCTTCGAAACGGACGACAGGTTAGCAGTCGGTGAACGATTACCCCGCAGTGGGCGCGCTCAGCACTCGATCACGTTGACGGCCAGACCGCCGCGTGCCGTCTCCTTGTACTTGACCTTCATGTCCGCGCCGGTCTCCCGCATGGTCTTGATGACCTTGTCGAGCGAGACGGCGTGCACCCCGTCACCGCGCAGCGCGAGCCGGGCGGCCGTGATCGCCTTGATGCTAGCCACCGCGTTCCGCTCGATGCAGGGGATCTGCACGAGGCCCCCGACCGGGTCACACGTCAGGCCGAGGTTGTGCTCCATGCCGATCTCGGCCGCGTTCTCCACCTGCTCCGGGGTGCCGCCCAGCGCCTCGGCCAGCCCGGCCGCGGCCATCGAGCACGCCGACCCCACCTCGCCCTGGCAGCCGACCTCCGCGCCGGAGATCGACGCGTTCTCCTTGAACAGCACCCCGATCGCGCCGGCCGCCAGCAGGAACCGGACCACGCCCTCCTCCGAGGCGTCCGGCACGAACCGCGTGTAGTAGTGCAGCACCGCCGGGATGATCCCGGCCGCGCCGTTCGTCGGCGCGGTGACCACCCGGCCGCCGGCCGCGTTCTCCTCGTTGACCGCCAACGCGAACAACGTCACCCAGTCCATCGCCCGCAGCGGGTCGGTCGACCCGGCGTCCGCCTCCAGGCTGCGCCGCAGCTCCGCGGCGCGGCGCCGCACCTTCAGCCCACCGGGGAGTACGCCGTCCCGCTCGCAGCCCCGATCCACGCACTCGCGCATCACCCGCCAAATCTCCAGCAGGCCCGTACGCACCTCGGCCTCGCTGCGCCAGGACAGCTCGTTGGCGAGCATCACCTCGCTGATCGACAGCCCGGTGGCGGTGGTGGTCTCCAGCAGCTGCGCCCCGGTCAGGAACGGGTGGCGCACGGCGGTGGTGTCCGGGGTGATCCGGTCCGCGCCGGCCGCCGCCTCGTCCACCACGAACCCGCCGCCCACCGAGTAGTACGTGCGGGCGCGCAGCTCCGCGCCGCTCTCGTCGTACGCGGCGAAGGTCATCCCGTTCGGGTGGTACGGCAGCGAGCGACGGCGGTGCAGCACCAGGTCACGGTCCGGGTCGAAGTCGATCTCGTGGGCGTCGAGCAGACCGATCCGACGCTCGGCGCGGATCCGGGCCACCCGGTCGGCGACCGTGTCCGTGTCTACCGTCTCCGGCGCCTCACCGACCAGCCCCAGCAGCACGGCCCGGTCGCTGCCGTGGCCGTGCCCGGTCGCGCCGAGGGACCCGAACAGCTCGGCCTGTACGCGCGCGGTGCTGACGAGCAGCCCGTCGGCCTTGAGCCCCGTGACGAACGTCCGGGCGGCCCGCATCGGCCCCACGGTGTGCGAGCTGGACGGCCCGATACCGACACTGAACAGGTCGAAAACGCTGATCATGACTGCACTCCCTCACCGTCGTCCCCGTGGTGCGGGTCCGGGCCGGGCCG
This genomic stretch from Micromonospora krabiensis harbors:
- a CDS encoding bifunctional glycosyltransferase/CDP-glycerol:glycerophosphate glycerophosphotransferase translates to MTLISFVVPAYRVQGYLRECLDSILGQPVDDLEVIAVDDCSPDGSGEIITEYAARDQRVQAVRLTENVGLGPARNIGLDRATGEYVWFVDADDWLAPDCLPEVAERLRTTRPDVLLVDHVRVHWNDTATRSAMREVFPTPPGEGTFRLRDRPEVMRLLHTAWNRVVRRQFLVDLGLRFAPGWYEDVSFSYPALMAAKRIGVLDRVCVNYRQRRAGAITRTRGDRHFEVFPQWHRVFHLMDDWGPAVDELRPAVFERMIWHYLTVLGNGQRIAPELRPAFFAQITADYARWLPPGGYPAPDGVEGLKHRLVATGKWRTFSALRAANRARDTARRSARIARRRVTPVARRNVRRARDVLLREYYRAELRRPVDPSLAVYAAYWYRGYSCNPAAIHEAARRLAPQIRGVWIVRRDRVAAVPPGVEYVVAGTPAYYRVLARARWLINNVNFPDFVRKRPGTVHVQTHHGTPVKVMGLDQQRYPIGAGRMDFGGLLRRVDRWDYSISSNSFSTQMWDRAYPATYTTLEVGYPRNDRLVTATTEEVLRLRADLGIGLAEKVVLYAPTHREHLRNYRPPFDPELFLDALGPTGRLLMRSHYFHDRDRRPGPTLERERILDVSSLQRVEDLYLVADALVTDYSSAMFDYAVLDRPIVLYTPDWEAYRLARGVYFDVTREPPGAVAMTFHDLLDLFRSGEYRSDAAAKTREQFRARFCGLDDGHAAERVVRQVFLGERPPPRPGC
- a CDS encoding ABC transporter permease, yielding MTSGVTALWSHRNSLRILVKRDLAVKYQQSVLGYFWSLIEPLGMGAIYWFVFGVLYSRDTGRHLGDAADSYPLFLITGIFAWMWASSALSEATNALTGQSRLITTMNVPRQVFPIGRVTGRFAEYAAGLPILLAVALVYAAHGRVHLGWSLFALPLAVAVQGVLLIGLALLLSALNVLMRDVERFMRLIIRVLFYATPIIYPLSLVRESHLPGWLKVGYELNPLVGIFQLHHSIWYPDEFPDARLLATTVAGSVLVLVVGWWSFRRLEPAVLKEL
- a CDS encoding DUF5941 domain-containing protein, producing the protein MTLAIVLAGGAAAAGLPTRDGEPLADRLAAQCRRAGADDVRFAADLDELAALADTATGPVLVTGGDLVAHTAVLRHLATSPVGPTVALVLTDPPAPGRTAVREERGQVVDAGPPGTLDNEATGVFGGAFRVGAADLPALAAAARAVAAGTAGPGRAAPTGSAVDQLFAGLTLLGTLVFAQRVRLLVAHRVADQAELTAAETAVAAVDEDRAELRLAVKERDDFFSTYFVSTWSPYLVRVAARLGLGPSTVTVISIVFAVAAAALFAFGGSRVAWVAGAVLLYLGFVLDCVDGQLARYTRHFSAWGGWLDTMADRAKEYVVYAGLGYGATQAGHRYGWALAIAAMTLQTVRHMTDTWYGVLHDEAARRPRAVGTGGGGIGDRLNAASTRVQADTGSLSYWLKRTVVFPIGERWALVALTVALFNPLVSLVAVLVWGTLAFLYTGALRTLRARWMWVPVLDTVDATLHRDDGPLATRLPVVRPVGPLTLAVVAALGPAVLLALALVALSGDGDVAGLRWLVPVALLVLLVGGVGAGAAHNGPLDWLVPAALRAAEYLFAIAVGVIGDVPPWLIFGYVLLLTVHHYDLTARLEKRQVAPPLHAATLGWEGRSLLLALAAIVGFAAIGMATLGSYLLVVFLASVVLAWVVLPARTARASAVPARTGGGAPG
- a CDS encoding L-serine ammonia-lyase, with translation MISVFDLFSVGIGPSSSHTVGPMRAARTFVTGLKADGLLVSTARVQAELFGSLGATGHGHGSDRAVLLGLVGEAPETVDTDTVADRVARIRAERRIGLLDAHEIDFDPDRDLVLHRRRSLPYHPNGMTFAAYDESGAELRARTYYSVGGGFVVDEAAAGADRITPDTTAVRHPFLTGAQLLETTTATGLSISEVMLANELSWRSEAEVRTGLLEIWRVMRECVDRGCERDGVLPGGLKVRRRAAELRRSLEADAGSTDPLRAMDWVTLFALAVNEENAAGGRVVTAPTNGAAGIIPAVLHYYTRFVPDASEEGVVRFLLAAGAIGVLFKENASISGAEVGCQGEVGSACSMAAAGLAEALGGTPEQVENAAEIGMEHNLGLTCDPVGGLVQIPCIERNAVASIKAITAARLALRGDGVHAVSLDKVIKTMRETGADMKVKYKETARGGLAVNVIEC
- a CDS encoding ABC transporter ATP-binding protein yields the protein MTTVALKDVTKVFRDGTVAVDTINLDVTDGEFMVLLGPSGCGKSTVLRMVAGLEDPTHGAVLLDGELANDLPPRDRKIAMVFQDFALYPHMTVGDNIAFPLRLAGVEPTPRGERVSDVASALGIGDVLARRPSQLSGGQRQRVAMGRAIVRRPGLFLMDEPLSNLDSGLRAELRAEISGLTRELGVTTIYVTHDQAEALTMADRVAIMRKGVLQDVGTPTQVYGRPATLYVAAFLGSPRMNLLEASVYVHLDRYVTLTLGEQALYLPWDDIRSRAVAHYHGERIVVGMRAEALTPVSPDSPGDVLHGRIRYLEHHGHESLAFLDIGATAVVVDEMGSRADPLDTGQRGLRRFGQVMQRLTGRPVDAPEPEATGVRTSVLPDPGRHHRRPAELAVRLAPYPAVAAGHALSVRVRMDALHFFDERGDRIDVGWR
- a CDS encoding ABC transporter ATP-binding protein, whose product is MAEPIIEAEGLGIRFVRNRRRQLRLREMFIHRGGRNAPSGQFWPLRDVSFAVRPGETVGVIGRNGTGKSTLLRLIAGVLIPDEGSIRVRGDVAPLLELSAGFSNDLTGRENLYLVGGLHGLSSGYLKRHFDDIVSFAGEQVERAIDTSVRHYSSGMKVRLGFAIISHLPHPILLMDEVTAVGDAEFRKKCYATIDRLLGEGRTLVLVSHNEKDLTRFCRRGLFLDGGRLTLDGSIAEALDAYHGAVPR